The Vogesella indigofera nucleotide sequence GCCAGCAGTGCTACATCAACGGCCAGTGGCTGGATGCCGATAGCGGCGAAACCATCGCGGTGACCAACCCGGCCACCGGTGCAACCATCGCCCACGTACCGAAAATGGGCCGTGCCGAAGCCCAGCGCGCCGTGGACGGCGCCGCCAAAGCCTTCAAGAGCTGGAAGAAGAAATCCGCCAAGGAACGCGCCGGCATCCTGCGCAAGTGGTTCGACCTGATGATGGCGAACCAGGATGACCTGGCGGTGATCCTGACCTCGGAACAGGGCAAGCCGCTGGCCGAAGCCCGTGGCGAAATCGCCTACGGCGCCAGCTACATCGAGTGGTATGCCGAAGAAGCCAAGCGCATCTACGGCGACACCATTCCGTCCACCGGTGCAGACAAGCGCATCCTGGTGACCAAGGAGCCGATCGGCGTTACCGCCGCGATCACGCCGTGGAACTTCCCCAACGCCATGATCACCCGCAAGGCTGCCCCGGCGCTGGCCGCCGGCTGCCCGATGGTGGTGCGCCCGGCCAGCCAGACCCCGCTGTCAGCACTGGCCATCGCCGTGCTGGCCGAGCGTGCCGGCATCCCGGCTGGCGTGTTCTCGGTACTGACCGGCGGCTCCACCGAAATCGGCGGCGTGCTCACCGGTAGCGACACCGTGAAGAAATTCTCCTTCACCGGCTCCACCGAGGTTGGCCGCAAGCTGATCAGCCAGTGTGCCGAGACCGTGAAGAAGGTATCGATGGAACTGGGCGGCAACGCACCGTTCATCGTATTCGACGACGCCGACCTGGATGCCGCGGTGGAAGGCGCAATGATCTCCAAGTACCGCAACGCCGGCCAGACCTGCGTCTGCGCCAACCGCCTGCTGGTGCAGGACGGTGTGTACGATGCCTTCGCCGAGAAATTCGCCGCCGCGGTCGCCAAGCTGAACGTGGGTAACGGCCTGGAAGCCGGCATCACCCAGGGTCCGATGATCGACGAGAACGCGGTGGCCAAGGTGGAAGAACACATCGCCGACGCGCTGGCCAAGGGCGGCAACCTGGTGACCGGCGGCAAGCGCCACGAACTGGGCTACAGCTTCTTCGAGCCGACCGTGATCACCGGCGTAACCCCGGAAATGAAAGTGGCGAAGGAAGAAACCTTCGGCCCGCTGGCGCCGCTGTTCCGCTTCAAGACCGAAGCCGACGCCATCCAGATGGCCAACGACACCGAGTTCGGCCTGGCGTCCTACTTCTACGCCCGCGACATCGGCCGCATCTTCCGCGTGTCCGAAGGCCTGGAATACGGCATGGTCGCCGTCAACAGCGGCATCCTGTCCAACGAAGCCGCACCGTTCGGTGGCGTGAAGCAGTCCGGCCTCGGCCGCGAAGGCTCCAAGTACGGCATCGAAGACTACCTGGAGATCAAGTACGTGCTTCTGGGCGGTATCGACCAGTAAGCGTCAAACAGGCTGGTCGCTTGCGGCCAACCTTGTGCACAACAAAGCCGGTGTCAGTGACACCGGCTTTGTTATTGGTGCACCGCCAGCCACGGTACCGGCGTCAGAGCTTGCCGGCGTGCAGCACCAGACAATTGCGGCCGCGCTGCTTGGCCTGGTAGCAGCCGTCGTCGGCGCGGGACAGTACCGGCTGCGCCCGTTCGTCCTGCGGCTGGATCATGGTCACGCCAATGCTGGCGCTGATGCGGAACGCGCGCTCGCCCAGATAGACGATGTGGGCGTCGATCGCCTGCAACAGCTCGCGCAGCATGCGTTCGGCGACTTCCAGCTCGCAGT carries:
- the gabD gene encoding NADP-dependent succinate-semialdehyde dehydrogenase, translating into MLNLKDPSLLRQQCYINGQWLDADSGETIAVTNPATGATIAHVPKMGRAEAQRAVDGAAKAFKSWKKKSAKERAGILRKWFDLMMANQDDLAVILTSEQGKPLAEARGEIAYGASYIEWYAEEAKRIYGDTIPSTGADKRILVTKEPIGVTAAITPWNFPNAMITRKAAPALAAGCPMVVRPASQTPLSALAIAVLAERAGIPAGVFSVLTGGSTEIGGVLTGSDTVKKFSFTGSTEVGRKLISQCAETVKKVSMELGGNAPFIVFDDADLDAAVEGAMISKYRNAGQTCVCANRLLVQDGVYDAFAEKFAAAVAKLNVGNGLEAGITQGPMIDENAVAKVEEHIADALAKGGNLVTGGKRHELGYSFFEPTVITGVTPEMKVAKEETFGPLAPLFRFKTEADAIQMANDTEFGLASYFYARDIGRIFRVSEGLEYGMVAVNSGILSNEAAPFGGVKQSGLGREGSKYGIEDYLEIKYVLLGGIDQ